ATAGGAACCAAATGATTGTGGTGCATTGGTCACTTGATGTAAATACAAAGCAAATACTTGTCATTTTAGCTTGATAGGTCCAATTTGAGGAGGTAACTGTTAATTAATCAGCTGTGGTACTTAACTAAGCCAAATGTGTCCGTGCTCTGTTTTTCCAGTTGGAGATTATGTTGGAGGCGAAAGTGTGGCGAGAGGCGGCCACGCAGGTCTTCTTCGCGCTGGGTCTCGGCTTCGGCGGCGTCATCGCCTTCTCCAGCTACAACAAGCGGGACAACAACTGCCACTTTGATGCCGTCTTGGTGTCTTTTATTAACTTCTTCACCTCCGTGCTGGCCACCCTGGTGGTGTTTGCTGTGCTGGGCTTCAAAGCCAACATCATGAACAGCAAATGTGTCGCACTGTGAGTACAAGCTTAACCTCAAAGTCGATGGTGATTTTGGCTTCTTGAAGAGTAACGTGGACCTTTAGCATTTTTACTCTTTACTCAGATGTTGGGAAAATAAGAAACATCTTGTTATTGCCTCCTGTTTTTTTAGGAACACCAATAAGATTGTGGCGTTGTTGGGTAATGGCATTGAAGAAAGCCTGATCCCTCACCACATCAACCTCACTCAGGTTAGTCAAGTCAGTGCTGAGGACTACCATCAGATGATAGACATCATCAGAGGGGTGAAGGAGGACGAGTACAGGCAACTGGGACTGGAATCCTGCAGCATTGAGGACGAGCTCAATAAGGTAGATGCAGGAGCTGCCACAAATagtcatgaaaataaatgaaggcCCTGGCTGCTGGtttttgatttcttcttcttctttaccCCCGACAGGCGGTCCAAGGCACGGGTTTGGCCTTCATCGCCTTTACAGAGGCCATGACCCACTTCCCAGCTTCGCCCTTCTGGTCCGTCATGTTCTTCCTCATGCTGGTTAACCTCGGCCTCGGGAGCATGTTCGGCACCATCGAGGGCATCCTCACCCCGCTGATAGACACGTTCAAAGTCCGCAAGGAATTTCTTACAGGTAAGAGATGATCAATAGTGCTCTCTCTAAAATGGCTCACAGAGGAACTCTCATACttagataaaatgaaatgtgttgtaATTTTAAGGTATTTTACAAGGCTTCATAAAGAGATTATGAATAAAAGTCCCTCAATATTATTAGACAGTTCCCTCAAGAGTAAAGGAAAGAAATATTTCAGGAATTATTACAGTAAAGTTCCACCAGAGGCAACAGAATAACTGGTTTGATTAATGATACTCGTGGCTCAGTGGCTGCTCACACCACAGTGAACAGATGTGGGCCATCCTGCTGGTCGTTTGACTCAAACTGCTCTAAATGGGTCCCGCTCTACTTAAAGTTCATCTCTACTCCTCTTGTTCGGGTTTAGGTGCAAGTTTGGAGGATAATGACAACAATTCGCTGTAATTTGATGTCCTTAACTGACACTGAATGTAAACCTTTACAGTCACATGTACTCTAACATATCTGTCAGTCTGTACACCAACTAACTACCTGCGTCTCTCCTGCAGTGGGATGCTGTGTGTTGGCTTTCTCCATTGGTCTCCTGTTTGTTCAGCGCTCAGGGAACTACTTTGTGGCCATGTTCGACGACTACTCGGCTACTCTGCCTCTGCTCATAGTTGTTATCCTGGAGAACGTGGCGATCGCTTGGTTTTACGGGATTGATAAGTAAGTAAAAACATCATCTGCATATTGTCTTAACCTTGTATGACATATTTGTCATATAACATGCAAAAATAAGTAGATTATACGTCCCTTATGTGTAGAATCTAACTTTATAAGTTTCTATTACCTCATAAGCCTTAAGAGGGTTTAAACAAAACCTTTTCCTACCTTGAATTATGGGAACAAAAGGGTCTATTTTTGGAATCCTGGAGTTGCTATATTGTCTAAATCACACTATTTGAATGAGGCCATAAAGGCTAAATATAAACAACATATAAAGGTCATCAGGTTTATAAAGAAGCATGAAACTATTGTGAATTCTTTACCTCAAACATCTGATCTCACCTCCTGCTGCTTCGCTGCCGCCGCTCTCTCAGGTTCTTTGAAGACCTGAAGGACATGCTGGGCTTTACGCCGTACCGTTTCTACTACTACATGTGGAAGTTCATCACGCCCATCCTGCTGATGGTTCTCCTGTGCTCCAGCTTCATCCAGCTGATCATGACGCCGCCCAGCTACAGTGCCTGGATACAGGAAGAGGTGAGTCAACGTCTCCGGCTCGTCTCTCTTGAGGGCCGGGGATCAAATGGGGGTGGAAGTTCTCCTACTTGATAAACCTGGAACAAGTAAAAAGAGAATTAAAGGGTTCAAAGTAAATGAGGCGGTAGCTAAAAATGAGGGGGAAAAGACCATGTTTTCACTGATAAACACATGTCCAGGCATCCTTTAACCCTCGGACAATCAACAGGATGTGTAGTCTAATACACAGACATTCAAGCACCGGTTTGAAAACATCAAGAGAAAGCTAGAGTCATTTTAAAACCTTAAGTAAGTGGAGCAAAGGCCAAATGGGACTAAATGTCTGGCATCTTCTCCTTAATGTGTCCAGTGAGGCCAACATGTCTCAGCTCACCAAAGCAGCTAATTAGAATCACCTGCGGCTGTACTACACCTCACTGTGAGGTGGATTTACCACACCTGAGTGAGCAGAATAATTAGTCATCATTTTTCACACCTGAAATGAAGTGGTCATTCtcattaaaattacattttacacaaataactgtgtaaaataaacatcagGATTTCAAAGAGTACAAGGAaacatcttctcttctctctaaaGAGGCTATTTATATTTTACTAGACTAGAACAGacttaaatgaaacaaaacaccTTCAGGACAAAGATCAGAGCTGCCATTTGACACAGCAAATGCCACATatttaatgaatgtgtgttttcctcaggcCAAAGAGAAGAACTTGCACTTCCCTCCGTGGGGCATCGTGGTCTGCATCTCCCTGGTGGTGATGGCCATCATGCCGGTGCCCGTGGTCTTTGGCCTGCGCTACTTCAACATCATCGACGAGAACACCAGCGGCCTTTCCACCGTTTCCTACAAGAAGGGTCGCATCATCAAAGAGAGCGCCCGACCGGGTGAGGATGACGACGCCAGTCTGATCCAAGGCAAGTCGCCCAGCGAGGCGCCCTCACCGATGCCTGGCAACAGCATCTACCGCAAGCAGAGCGGCAGTGGCGGCCCTGATGCGGACACCGCCCCCAATGGCCGTTACGGTATTGGTTACTTGATGGCCGACATGCCGGATATGCCCGAGTCGGACTTATAGACTGACTTACATAGTAAGCCATGCCCGGCCATACCGGCTGGCCActcctcccctccacccctctgCGTGCGTTTAGTTGGCTGTATCATCAATGTATATTTCACTCGTACTGTATATTCTTTGTAGATATCGTAGCTGCTCTCTATTTGTTGTCTCTGAACCTTATATGATTGTCTACCTTATAAAAAAAGGTGTGGGAATAAACGTCATCCttgtctgacctttgacccattCACTCAGCTGCATCCCAAACTCATCTCGCTCTCCTGCTCCCTCCAGCCTTTGCTCCCTCCTCCTTGCAGATCCTGCAGGAGAGAACAGGTGTAAGCAATAAGGTGGATGTTCCACCATGCCTACTTGAACAAGAGGCTGCAAAGGAGCAGGTCAGGGGGTCAAGAGGTCATTTTGGGACTGCGCCTATGTCTGTGGGTAGTGTAAATCAAGCCAGCTTTGAGTcctgctgtaaaaaaaatggtTGTGTACATTATGACCCCTACCTGCTGGCCAACAAGTATTGAGAGTGTAGCCACTCTGGGTGGCGTAACACTGCACGACTGAAGGTTTTTCTTGGTGAAAGTTCACATCAATCTAGTTCAAACAGTGAGAGGATGGCCTTTGAAAACCACTCCCATTATTGTTTGAGACAAAAGTGTGCCTAAgtaatttatatttgtttatagAATACATGATGAACAGTTGTAAATTTAAGGtattctgtaaatataatataaatattataaatatatttatcttGATAGTTTGGATATCAGAACACCCTGTTTTTAAGGTTCAGAAGTACTTCAAATCCTTAACTCTCgtctctttgttttttactAATGTGTTGTCCATGTGTGTGAGGACTGAGTCCTCCCTGTAAATAATTTTTCCATGAAATGGCTTCAAATGCATcgtctttttttccctgacaaAATTAAAGATCAAATATGGTCCATACACTGAAACACTGTtgtgtggggttttttgttcctctttgaATGTCCGATTTCTCAGACCACATCTTAGATTATTCCCAACATGTATGTCATTATTCCTctgaaatacatgaaaaataaaaaggcaaataCAGCAATATAAAACGTATAGTACCTATTCACAAatacaaaatacttttttagTATTTagtcatttgtatttttttaaaaaatcagcaaatcaaACTTTTTACTTTAAGGGCTTTTGCTTATAAAAAGTAACTACGACACCTCTTCCACCTGTCGTCAGTCTCCAATGCTCTTTTTGTAAATAATGCTCCgacaacaacatacacacagaatcATGACAGTACATAAAATAGTATTTactttgttgttctgtttgACACCATCACACACTGACCTAAACAGTGACTTTAAGTAACATGGCGTAAAAAATGTGCACAAAGCAGGCAGCATTATGAGAAGTCCCGTGGTCAGTTTACTGATATGGAGTGACTGAGCTCACTGGTAAACACGCACACATAGACGAGAGAATAAATAATCTGATATACACTTTTAGaggctttttttcctttggctttctttccagtttttttttcctatcacGCTACAGGTAAACAAACATCTCTGTTCATTATGAGCAGGAGGTCGTGCTGAACATCTGCACTGCTCCCAGCTCTGATAACAACAAATCAGATCATGTGTCCCTTTTAGAAAAAATGTCCCCATCTGGTAAAACGTCGCACATTGTTTCCTAAGTGTGCATCTTCAAAAATTGTCGAATCAAACTCTTTTGATTGATTCATTTCAACGTGCTTAACCTGCTCTCCTCATTACGTATGGCTGTCAGAAAATGAGGTAAAACTTCCCCTTCGATGTGTGCTGCTGACACATCGGTCCACCGGAGAGTTGATCCCTTTTCGACGAGCAATTCTGTAAAAAACATGGTTATGTTATTACTGACAATCAGACAATCTAATTTAAAGATAGAAAAAATATAATGGTTAACTCTAAAAAACTGAACGTGTCAGATATATATGTTCTAAGTTTAAGATTTCAATCTTACCACTATCAACAGTGGTACTTTTAATAGATCTGGATATATTGTGCAGCGTTATGACCTGAATTGAAATGTAGGTTGCAAAGGGAATTAAACAGAATCAAACAAACCTATGGGCTCAGTTGTGATGAAGTTGCTCTCTCATTTTGGCTGCgatctgctctctcttctcacagTGCTTGTTCAGGTCTTTGACCTCCGTCGGCAGCGTGCTGTTCCACACCATCAGCACCGACTCCTCGTCTGAgggcacagacaaacacacgcTTCAGACCAACACGGAGGAACTCACACAGCGAGACAACTGTTTTCATAAAGTGTGGGACAAACAATGAACCGTCAGACTCACCAAACTGATTCTTGTCCTGTGGGAGTCTTCTGCCCAAAGCCAGCACCACATTCTTCCAGTTTAGTGTTTCTATTGAAAAAAGAGTTAACTTGACAGAGTTGGTGTGGATACAGCatacaaatcaaacaaacaaaatacacaagagAGTGAACAAACTGTGAACAGCATGACAGaccatgaaacaaaaacaaaagaataaccCAGCTGTTATAAACTGTTTCAGCTCCTTCCTTTTTGTTTCCATCCATTTTCTCACTCTAAATGCTGCATGCTGTACAGTTCATCTTTTACCTCCTCTAAACTCAAACACTTCACATTCTTTTGGCAAAATGTTGTTGGACTGATGAGTTAATATTCAAAGTGTGGAACAAAATGCTAAGAAAATGAGCGGCTGTGTGCAGGAAATATCCTTTCTCCTATGTATTAAGTTATTAGGAGGCACTTGAGCCGCCTAATGTACTGTGATAATCACCATTTCATGTTACACAGGGCCTGTATTAGTGTCAGTATGAACCCGTGACCCAAGGGGGGAGCTACTTTAGTTTCAACAAAAtactttttctttattaatatGCATTAAAATCCAGCGAGATCATTTAGTATGTAAGAATATGCCTGTGTATGCTCTCTTGATCAGAATGCATGCAGAGAGACACCCATGTTGTAACGACCTGCACATGTGGCACCATGGTCGcctgacatgaaaataaagccaaataaataaaatacgtacataatataaaagataaataagTAAAACTCCGAGGGCCCACCAATGAGTGCAGAGGCGATGCAGCGGATGGAGTTGCAGCAGGGGCCGATGACCTGCAGCGTCTGGTGTTTAcagagctccagcagcagcaggtggccCCCTCTAGTGCCGATCCAGAGAGTTGCGGCGCTCTGCACCAGCAGGGCCTTCACTCTGGCCCAGGAGGGAGCCGCCTCGGTGGGCAGCTCCGCTCCGCTGCCCTTCCTGCCCTTGCGGCCAGAGTCATGTCTGCAGGAAGAGGAGTCATTAACACACTGTACTGCTGCTGACACATGAAAAACACCTGAACTTTCCAAGTGTGTCATTCTGAAAGGCTGGAGACTGCGATAGCACACAAACAAATTGTGTGCGCTCacctttcacttcctgtttattcCTGTTTATTCCTGCTCATATCTCTGACtattcacagtgtgtgtatctAATCTATTAATgtggtttgttgtgtgtgtacctgaTGATCTGAGCACAGTCGATGCGGTCCACCATCCTCTCGCTCCTCTTGTCCCAAACCTCGACTGTTGGCGTCCCAGCTTTGTTCAGATACACGTACTTATCCACAACCATTCGAGACACACAAGCCTCACCGCTCAATGACCGCTGCTGCCTGAaggacacgcacacacacatataagacAATGACACGTTATTGTGCTGTTGCCTGGCCTTTGCACCAGTCTCCACAGACGTGATGTTAACTTTAAACTCAGGCTTCACTTAAATCCTAATAAAATGCAGAACCTTTGGAGAGAAAACAGGTCTATTTCCCGACATGACATGGACTCACTGGAAGATGAGGTTCGGTCTGGTGTCGATGGTCCTGCAGACGTCGTAGTCGGCAGTGAAGGAGAGGATCCTGGTCCCGCAGCCGGCCCACACACACCTGTTGTCTAATGCATACAGCGACTGGCCCACACACATGA
Above is a window of Lates calcarifer isolate ASB-BC8 linkage group LG10, TLL_Latcal_v3, whole genome shotgun sequence DNA encoding:
- the slc6a15 gene encoding LOW QUALITY PROTEIN: sodium-dependent neutral amino acid transporter B(0)AT2 (The sequence of the model RefSeq protein was modified relative to this genomic sequence to represent the inferred CDS: deleted 1 base in 1 codon); its protein translation is MPKNSKAVKRELDDDVTESVKDLLSNEDACDDSFKKSSLIVNNHEGEGKECDVEEGGSDGEEEERPAWNSKLQYILAQVGFSVGLGNVWRFPYLCQKNGGGAYLVPYLILLILIGIPLFFLELAVGQRIRRGSIGVWNYISPRLGGIGFASCVVCFFVALYYNVIISWSLFYFSQSFQQPLPWHECPLVKNKTSPYVVPECEKSSATTYYWYREALDISNSISEGGGLNWKMTVCLLVAWSMVCLAMIKGIQSSGKVMYFSSLFPYLVLICFLVRALLLKGSIDGIRHMFTPKLEIMLEAKVWREAATQVFFALGLGFGGVIAFSSYNKRDNNCHFDAVLVSFINFFTSVLATLVVFAVLGFKANIMNSKCVALNTNKIVALLGNGIEESLIPHHINLTQVSQVSAEDYHQMIDIIRGVKEDEYRQLGLESCSIEDELNKAVQGTGLAFIAFTEAMTHFPASPFWSVMFFLMLVNLGLGSMFGTIEGILTPLIDTFKVRKEFLTVGCCVLAFSIGLLFVQRSGNYFVAMFDDYSATLPLLIVVILENVAIAWFYGIDKFFEDLKDMLGFTPYRFYYYMWKFITPILLMVLLCSSFIQLIMTPPSYSAWIQEEAKEKNLHFPPWGIVVCISLVVMAIMPVPVVFGLRYFNIIDENTSGLSTVSYKKGRIIKESARPGEDDDASLIQGKSPSEAPSPMPGNSIYRKQSGSGGPDADTAPNGRYGIGYLMADMPDMPESDL